The Fibrobacter sp. sequence TATAATGTAAATGCGGCTTTGGTAAATGGTGTTTTAGAAACTGTTAAGGATAAGCTTTCTGAAGACTATTACATTTGTGATGGAACTCGTTCTGTAAATCATGAAACTCATTTTCAGGATTATTTAGAAAAATACTTTGGATTCCGCAAAGCTTATTGTAAATTAAATCTTGTTTATCTGCCTTTATGTAAAATTATAGTTGCTTTTTTGTACCCATTTCGTTATTTTGTTGATCTTCTTGGTTCTAGAATTGGACTGTTTCACCAAATTTCAGCCATTTTGAAAATGGAAGAAATAGTGAGGAATTGTAAAAAGAGATATGAATTATTTAATGGTTGACATATCCGGCAAAGTGCTGAATTATGATATTGCCTTATGCGAGGCGTTGTCAAAGGATATGCTTTCTAAGGATCATCTCATTTTTCTTGCCGCCAATGTTAATCCAACCAAAGTTGATTGCGAGTGTCGAAGGTTGATAAGCCTTATTCCAACATCGCTGCAAAATAGTGATAATACATTGAAAAGAGGTTTTAAAGCAATAGAGGGAATAATAAATTATTTGTATTTAATTCTTTATTTACTGTTGCACAAGATAGATATTCTTCATTTTCAGTGGTTGCCGTTTCTTGAGATTTGCGCTGTCGAAAAATTCTTTTTATGTGTAATAAAGATTATTTCTCCAAAGACAAAGGTTATTCTTACAATACATAATCTTTACCCACACAATTTTAGTATCGTACAAAAGAAAGTCTATAAACAGAGATTTAAGGACATTCAAAAGTTTTTTGACAAGTTTATTCTTCATTTGGAAGTGTCGAGAAAAGAATTTTGCAGAGACTTTCGTATTGAAGATTCAAAAACCTGTGTGATTCCTCATGGAGTCTTTGCTCCCAAGGGAATAAAG is a genomic window containing:
- a CDS encoding glycosyltransferase; this translates as MNYLMVDISGKVLNYDIALCEALSKDMLSKDHLIFLAANVNPTKVDCECRRLISLIPTSLQNSDNTLKRGFKAIEGIINYLYLILYLLLHKIDILHFQWLPFLEICAVEKFFLCVIKIISPKTKVILTIHNLYPHNFSIVQKKVYKQRFKDIQKFFDKFILHLEVSRKEFCRDFRIEDSKTCVIPHGVFAPKGIKIESHKRGEKLNLIMYGNQSYYKGTDVLVDALNRLSSDYQKKVRTVIVGKIASDYYMSLKTKTEKLDVEWIPEFVSDKVLYSKISESDVIVIPYREISQSGVLLLALSFNRFFIVSNLPSFQETLADFGDEVFFENENAESLANAIKRYVDRDVDDECFLNRLEGLQQRYSWENVASLYRDMF